In a single window of the Bacillus rossius redtenbacheri isolate Brsri chromosome 8, Brsri_v3, whole genome shotgun sequence genome:
- the LOC134535254 gene encoding collagen alpha-1(I) chain-like, giving the protein MTEREPISGGRSPPQSRPGPGAPGACGAWGARGASSQSDDSPGACGACGTSSQSDDSPGACGACGTCGASSQSDDSPGACGACGSCGASSQSDDSPGACGACGTSSQSDDSPGACGACGTCGASSQSDDPPGACGVSSQSDDSPGACGACGSCGASSQSDDPPGACGVSSQSDDSPGACGACGSCGASSQSDDPPGACGVSSQSDDSPGACGACGSCGESSQSDDPPGACGVSSQSDDSPGACGACGSCGASSQSDDPPGACGVSSQSDDSPGACGACGTCGASSQSDDPPGACGVSSQSDDSPGACGACGSCGASSQSDDSPGACGACGTSSQSDDSPGACGACGTCGASSQSDDPPGACGVSSQSDDSPGACGACGSCGASSQSDDSPGACGACGTSSQSDDSPGACGACGTCGASSQSDDPPGACGVSSQSDDSPGACGACGSCGASSQSDDPPGACGVSSQSDDSPGACGACGSCGASSQSDDPPGACGVSSQSDDSPGACGACGTSSQSDDSPGACGACGSCGASSQSDDPPGACGVSSQSDDSPGACGACGTCGVSSQSDDSPGACGACGSCGASSQSDDSPGACGACGTSSQSDDSPGACGACGTCGVSSQSDDSPGACGACGSCGASSQSDDSPGACGACGTSSQSDDSPGACGACGTCGASSQSDDPPGACGVSSQSDDSPGACGACGSCGASSQSDDPPGACGVSSQSDDSPGACGACGSCGASSQSDDPPGACGVSSQSDDSPGACGACGSCGASSQSDDPPGACGVSSQSDDSPGACGACGSCGASSQSDDPPGACGVSSQSDDSPGACGACGSCGASSQSDDPPGACGVSSQSDDSPGACGACGSCGASSQSDDPPGACGVSSQSDDSPGACGACGSCGASSQSDDPPGACGVRSQSDDSPGACGACGSCGASSQSDDPPGACGVSSQSDDSPGACGACGSCGASSQSDDPPGACGVSSQSDDSPGACGACGSCGASSQSDDPPGACGVSSQSDDSPGACGACGSCGASSQSDDPPGACGVSSQSDDSPGACGACGSCGASSQSDDPPGACGVSSQSDDSPGACSACGSCGASSQSDDPPGACGVSSQSDDSPGACGACGSCGASSQSDDPPGACGVSSQSDDSPGACGACGSCGASSQSDDPPGACGVSSQSDDSPGACGACGSCGASSQSDDPPGACGTTCGSCGASSQSDDPPGACGVSSQSDDSPGACGACGSCGASSQSDDPPGACGVSSQSDDSPGACSACGSCGASSQSDDLPGAACGSCGASSQSDDPPGACGVSSQSDDSPGVCGACGSCGASSQSDDPPSACGACGAPGAWDARGASSQSDDSPGACGACGSCGASSQSDDPPSACGACGAPGAWDARGASSQSDDPPATWAVFLKIKETEARSQVNDFIKILKSWRTAIKVDEIRT; this is encoded by the exons ATGACGGAGCGCGAGCCAATCAGCGGGGGGCGGTCCCCACCGCAGAGCCGCCCCGGGCCTGGCGCGCCTGGCGCGTGTGGCGCGTGGGGCGCGCGTGGCGCGAGCTCGCAGAGTGACGACTCGCCTGGCGCGTGTGGCGCGTGTGGCACGAGTTCGCAGAGTGACGACTCGCCTGGCGCGTGCGGCGCGTGTGGCACGTGTGGCGCGAGCTCGCAGAGTGACGACTCGCCTGGCGCGTGTGgcgcgtgtggctcgtgtggcgcgAGCTCGCAGAGTGACGACTCGCCTGGCGCGTGTGGCGCGTGTGGCACGAGTTCGCAGAGTGACGACTCGCCTGGCGCGTGCGGCGCGTGTGGCACGTGTGGCGCGAGCTCGCAGAGTGACGACCCGCCCGGCGCGTGTGGCGTGAGCTCGCAGAGTGACGACTCGCCTGGCGCGTGCGgagcgtgtggctcgtgtggcgcgAGCTCGCAGAGTGACGACCCGCCCGGCGCGTGTGGCGTGAGCTCGCAGAGTGACGACTCGCCTGGCGCGTGCGgagcgtgtggctcgtgtggcgcgAGCTCGCAGAGTGACGACCCGCCCGGCGCGTGTGGCGTGAGCTCGCAGAGTGACGACTCGCCTGGCGCGTGCGgagcgtgtggctcgtgtggcgaGAGCTCGCAGAGTGACGACCCGCCCGGCGCGTGTGGCGTGAGCTCGCAGAGTGACGACTCGCCTGGCGCGTGCGgagcgtgtggctcgtgtggcgcgAGCTCGCAGAGTGACGACCCGCCCGGCGCGTGTGGCGTGAGCTCGCAGAGTGACGACTCGCCTGGCGCGTGCGGAGCGTGTGGCACGTGTGGCGCGAGCTCGCAGAGTGACGACCCGCCCGGCGCGTGTGGCGTGAGCTCGCAGAGTGACGACTCGCCTGGCGCGTGTGgcgcgtgtggctcgtgtggcgcgAGCTCGCAGAGTGACGACTCGCCTGGCGCGTGTGGCGCGTGTGGCACGAGTTCGCAGAGTGACGACTCGCCTGGCGCGTGCGGCGCGTGTGGCACGTGTGGCGCGAGCTCGCAGAGTGACGACCCGCCCGGCGCGTGTGGCGTGAGCTCGCAGAGTGACGACTCGCCTGGCGCGTGCGgagcgtgtggctcgtgtggcgcgAGCTCGCAGAGTGACGACTCGCCTGGCGCGTGTGGCGCGTGTGGCACGAGTTCGCAGAGTGACGACTCGCCTGGCGCGTGCGGCGCGTGTGGCACGTGTGGCGCGAGCTCGCAGAGTGACGACCCGCCCGGCGCGTGTGGCGTGAGCTCGCAGAGTGACGACTCGCCTGGCGCGTGCGgagcgtgtggctcgtgtggcgcgAGCTCGCAGAGTGACGACCCGCCCGGCGCGTGTGGCGTGAGCTCGCAGAGTGACGACTCGCCTGGCGCGTGCGgagcgtgtggctcgtgtggcgcgAGCTCGCAGAGTGACGACCCGCCCGGCGCGTGTGGCGTGAGCTCGCAGAGTGACGACTCGCCTGGCGCGTGTGGCGCGTGTGGCACGAGTTCGCAGAGTGACGACTCGCCTGGCGCGTGCGgagcgtgtggctcgtgtggcgcgAGCTCGCAGAGTGACGACCCGCCCGGCGCGTGTGGCGTGAGCTCGCAGAGTGACGACTCGCCTGGCGCGTGCGGAGCGTGTGGCACGTGTGGCGTGAGCTCGCAGAGTGACGACTCGCCTGGCGCGTGCGgagcgtgtggctcgtgtggcgcgAGCTCGCAGAGTGACGACTCGCCTGGCGCGTGTGGCGCGTGTGGCACGAGTTCGCAGAGTGACGACTCGCCTGGCGCGTGCGGAGCGTGTGGCACGTGTGGCGTGAGCTCGCAGAGTGACGACTCGCCTGGCGCGTGCGgagcgtgtggctcgtgtggcgcgAGCTCGCAGAGTGACGACTCGCCTGGCGCGTGTGGCGCGTGTGGCACGAGTTCGCAGAGTGACGACTCGCCTGGCGCGTGCGGCGCGTGTGGCACGTGTGGCGCGAGCTCGCAGAGTGACGACCCGCCCGGCGCGTGTGGCGTGAGCTCGCAGAGTGACGACTCGCCTGGCGCGTGCGgagcgtgtggctcgtgtggcgcgAGCTCGCAGAGTGACGACCCGCCCGGCGCGTGTGGCGTGAGCTCGCAGAGTGACGACTCGCCTGGCGCGTGCGgagcgtgtggctcgtgtggcgcgAGCTCGCAGAGTGACGACCCGCCCGGCGCGTGTGGCGTGAGCTCGCAGAGTGACGACTCGCCTGGCGCGTGCGgagcgtgtggctcgtgtggcgcgAGCTCGCAGAGTGACGACCCGCCCGGCGCGTGTGGCGTGAGCTCGCAGAGTGACGACTCGCCTGGCGCGTGCGgcgcgtgtggctcgtgtggcgcgAGCTCGCAGAGTGACGACCCGCCCGGCGCGTGTGGCGTGAGCTCGCAGAGTGACGACTCGCCTGGCGCGTGCGgcgcgtgtggctcgtgtggcgcgAGCTCGCAGAGTGACGACCCGCCCGGCGCGTGTGGCGTGAGCTCGCAGAGTGACGACTCGCCTGGCGCGTGCGgagcgtgtggctcgtgtggcgcgAGCTCGCAGAGTGACGACCCGCCCGGCGCGTGTGGCGTGAGCTCGCAGAGTGACGACTCGCCTGGCGCGTGCGgagcgtgtggctcgtgtggcgcgAGCTCGCAGAGTGACGACCCGCCCGGCGCGTGTGGCGTGAGATCGCAGAGTGACGACTCGCCTGGCGCGTGCGgagcgtgtggctcgtgtggcgcgAGCTCGCAGAGTGACGACCCGCCCGGCGCGTGTGGCGTGAGCTCGCAGAGTGACGACTCGCCTGGCGCGTGCGgcgcgtgtggctcgtgtggcgcgAGCTCGCAGAGTGACGACCCGCCCGGCGCGTGTGGCGTGAGCTCGCAGAGTGACGACTCGCCTGGCGCGTGCGgagcgtgtggctcgtgtggcgcgAGCTCGCAGAGTGACGACCCGCCCGGCGCGTGTGGCGTGAGCTCGCAGAGTGACGACTCGCCTGGCGCGTGCGgagcgtgtggctcgtgtggcgcgAGCTCGCAGAGTGACGACCCGCCCGGCGCGTGTGGCGTGAGCTCGCAGAGTGACGACTCGCCTGGCGCGTGCGgagcgtgtggctcgtgtggcgcgAGCTCGCAGAGTGACGACCCGCCCGGCGCGTGTGGCGTGAGCTCGCAGAGTGACGACTCGCCTGGCGCGTGCAgcgcgtgtggctcgtgtggcgcgAGCTCGCAGAGTGACGACCCGCCCGGCGCGTGTGGCGTGAGCTCGCAGAGTGACGACTCGCCTGGCGCGTGCGgcgcgtgtggctcgtgtggcgcgAGCTCGCAGAGTGACGACCCGCCCGGCGCGTGTGGCGTGAGCTCGCAGAGTGACGACTCGCCTGGCGCGTGCGgagcgtgtggctcgtgtggcgcgAGCTCGCAGAGTGACGACCCGCCCGGCGCGTGTGGCGTGAGCTCGCAGAGTGACGACTCGCCTGGCGCGTGCGgagcgtgtggctcgtgtggcgcgAGCTCGCAGAGTGACGACCCGCCCGGCGCGTGTGGCACGA cgtgtggctcgtgtggcgcgAGCTCGCAGAGTGACGACCCGCCCGGCGCGTGTGGCGTGAGCTCGCAGAGTGACGACTCGCCTGGCGCGTGCGgcgcgtgtggctcgtgtggcgcgAGCTCGCAGAGTGACGACCCGCCCGGCGCGTGTGGCGTGAGCTCGCAGAGTGACGACTCGCCTGGCGCGTGCAgcgcgtgtggctcgtgtggcgcgAGCTCGCAGAGTGACGACCTGCCCGGCGC cgcgtgtggctcgtgtggcgcgAGCTCGCAGAGTGACGACCCGCCCGGCGCGTGTGGCGTGAGCTCGCAGAGTGACGACTCGCCTGGCGTGTGCGgagcgtgtggctcgtgtggcgcgAGCTCGCAGAGTGACGACCCGCCCAGCGCGTGTGGCGCGTGTGGCGCGCCTGGCGCGTGGGACGCGCGTGGCGCGAGCTCGCAGAGTGACGACTCGCCTGGCGCGTGCGgcgcgtgtggctcgtgtggcgcgAGCTCGCAGAGTGACGACCCGCCCAGCGCGTGTGGCGCGTGTGGCGCGCCTGGCGCGTGGGACGCGCGTGGTGCGAGCTCGCAGAGTGACGACCCGCCCG